The genomic DNA CTGGTCGAGCAGGCGTTCGACACCGTGCTGGAGACCAGCCCCGCCGACGGGGGCGACGCCGTCCGGCCCGCGGACGAGGCCGAGTGACACGAGGGGAGCGCGACGACCGACCAACCCCGGGACGCCGGGGGGCGCCGTTCCCCGCCGCGCCGCGCCGACCGTAACCTTTCAACCCGCCCCCGGCGAACCGCGGGGCATGTACGAGCGCCTGAAGGGCTTTCGCGACTTCTTCCCCCCGGAGATGGCCGCCCGGCGCGCCGTCGTCGACACCGTCGAGGACGTCGCCCGGCGGTACGGCTTCCGCGAGATCGACACGCCCCGGCTCGAGCGGGCCGAGATGTGGGCGGACAAGTCCGGCGACGACATCGTCGACGAGCTGTACGCCTTCGAGGACAAGGGCGGGCGCCACGTCACGCTCACGCCCGAACTCACGCCCACCGTGGCGCGGATGGTCGTCGACAAGGGACAGGAACTGAGCAAGCCCATCAAGTGGGTCTCCACGCGGCCGTTCTGGCGGTACGAGGCGGTCCAGCAGGGCCGCTTCCGCGAGTTCCACCAGACCAACGTCGACATCTTCGGGACCGACGAGCCGACCGCCGACGCCGAGGTGCTGGCGTTCGCGGCCGACGCGCTGACCGAACTCGGGCTGACCGGCGAGGACTTCGAGTTCCGGGTCTCGCACCGCGACATCCTCGGCAACCTGCTGGAGTCGTTCGAGCCCGAGGTCGACAGGCGCGTGGCCATCCGCGCCGTGGACAAGCGCGAGAAGGTCGATTACGACGAGTACCTCGACCTCCTCGCGGAAGCGGGGATGGAGCGGGCCGACGCCGAGTCGTTCGACGCCCTCCTCGCCGACGACGACCTCGACGCCATCGTCGAGGCCGGCAACGAGGACGTGGGCGCCGCAGTCGGGAACCTGCGTGCCGTACTCTCCGCGGCCGAGGACTTCGGCGTCCGCGAGTACTGCGACGTGTCGCTCGCGACCGCACGCGGACTGGACTACTACACCGGCGTCGTGTTCGAGTGCTTCGACTCCACCGGCGAGGTCTCGCGCTCGGTCTTCGGCGGCGGCCGCTACGACGACCTCATCGAGGAGTTCGGCGGCCAGCCCACGCCCGCCGTCGGCGTCGCGCCCGGCCACGCCACCCTCCACCTCCTCTGCCAGCGCGCCGGCGTCTACCCGGACGAGGCCGTCTCGACCGACTACTACGTCCTGTCGGTGGGGGAGACGCGACCCGAGGCGCTCCGCGTAGCCCGTGACCTCCGCGAGCGCGGCCACGTCGTCGAGACCGACCTCAACGACCGCGGCTTCGGCTCGCAGCTCTCGTACGCCGATTCCATCAACGCCGAGACCGTCGTCGTGGTCGGCGAGCGCGACCTCGAGGACGGCAACGTGACGGTGAAGGACATGGCCAGCGGCGACGAGACGACCGCGCCGTTCGAGAGCTTCCCCGGTGACGCCGAGCGGCCGACGTACGACGATTTCGCTTGAATTCTGCAGATTTTCAACCTATTTCATACCTTGTAAAGTGGCCTCTATAATTACAAGTGAATTTGATTATTTTCCCACTACAGCCCCCAGGAACCTGTAGAAAGCCCCCGGGCGCTCGACCGGTTGCGACTCGCTGCGGTCCTCGCCTCGCTCGCTTCGCTCGCTCGGCTGTGGTCCTTGCGTCGTCTCACCGGGTCGACCGCCCGGCCCCTTTCAGTCCCGCCCGACATGACTTGTTGAGGCTCGCGGCGCCCCTGCCCTTCCCCAGGTCGCGCGGGCCTCGCGGTGCTCGGCCACGCGCTCCCGGCCAGATGGTGGTTGCTCGGCCGGCTGGTTCCGAGGTTAGGAAGCGCGCTCGCGCCATCCGGCGGAGGCCGCGAACGTCAGTGAGCGTGCCGGAGCCCAATCGGCGCGAGCGCGGGGAGGTGTGGGGACGCTAGCGCTCCGGTGGAACCACCACGCGCGAACGCTCGGTGCCGCAAGCAACAGGGCGGGACTGAAAGGGGCCGTCCGCTCGACCGCTCCCGGGCGACGCAAGCACCGCAGGGAGCGAACGCAGTGAGCGACCGAGGAGCGCAGCGAGCCCCGGAGCGTCGAGCGGACGGGGCCTTTCTACTCGGTTCAGTCATCGCTGTCGGTCTCGTCGTGTGGGCCAGCGGGAACCTCGCACAACCACGCCACTCAGCCGACCAGGCCCTCGAACAGCGCCTCGTACTGCACCGCGACCTGCGACCAGTCGTACGCCAGCGCCCGCTCACGAGCCCGCGCACCCATCGCCTCCAGCGCCCCGGAGTCCCGCGCGAGGTCGTCCAGCGTCCGCGCCAGCGCGTCGGGCGAGGGCTCGACCACCCGCCCGACAGTGTCGTCGACCACATCGGTCGCCGCACGGGGGGAGGCCACCACGAGTGTCCCCGAGGCGAGTGCCTCCAGCACCGTGAGCGGCATCCCCTCGTACGCCGACGGGAGGACGAACAGGTCACTGGCGGCGTAGCGCGCCGGGAGGTCGGCGTCGGGGACGTAGCCGAGGAACTCGACACGGTCGCCGACGCCCGCCCGGCGGACGCGTTGCTCAAGGTCCTCGCGCAGGGGCCCGTCGCCGCCGACCGTGAGCCGCCAGTCGCCGTTCGATGCCGCCACGGCGTCCACGAGACGACCGGGCCGCTTCTGCTCGACGAGTCGCCCCTGGAAGTGGACGCGGATGGGGCCCCCGTCGTCCGACGCGCCGGCGTCGGGGTGGAACCGCCCCGTGTCGACGCCGTTCGGAATCGGGACGAGCCGACCGTCCGCGGCGGGGTTCGGGCCCCGGAGGCGGCCGATCCGCGCGATGTCGTCGCGGACGTTCCCGGAGATGGCGACCACGCGGTCGGCACGGCGGGCGATGCGGCGCTCCAGTGCCGCGTACGCCAGCGCCTGTGGCTTGCCGAGGACGCCGCGAACGCCCGCGCGGGCGAGCCAGCCGTGCCAGACCAGGTGGAAGACCATCGCCGTCGGCACGTCGAAGTCGACGCCGCGGAAGGCGCTCTCGTCGGTCAGGAGGAGCACGTCGCAGGCCTCGGCGTCGACGCGGGCGGCGCGGGCGAGCCCGAGCTCCGTGACCGGGTTCAGCTTCAGCCCCCGTGGGGAGGGGTAGGTCCGCACGTCGAGATCGTCGATGCCGTCGCGGCGGTCGCGCGGCTCGTCGGTGAAGACGGTCACGTCGTGGCCGCGCCGCGCGAGCGCCCGGGCGAGGTGTTCGGTGTGGCGCTCGCCGCCGCCGGGTTCCGGCCGGGCGAAGTAGGCCTGCAGGACGCCGACGTGCATCAGCGACCACCCGGGGGAGCGCCGGCCATCAGAAGCGGGCCTGGAAGTCGGCGTGGTGGCCGGCGACCAGTCCGCGGAGGCGGTTCTCGAACGTCTCCCGGGAGAACTCCTCGACCGCCGCCCGCGCGTCGCCGTCGGCGAGGCCGTCGCGCTCGAAGCGCGCGATGGCGGTCCGGATGCCCGCCGGGGTGCCGTCGTGGGTGTAGCCGTTCTCGCCCTCCTCGACGTGCATCCCGGGGAAGCCGGTCTCGTTGACGAGACAGGCCTTGTCCGAGGCGTTGGCCTCCACCGGGACGATGCCGAAGTCCTCCTTGTGGCCGTTGAAGACGACGGCCCGACAGTTCGACAGCAGGGCGCGCTTCTGGGCCTCGCTGACGTAGCCGTGGTACTCGACGTTCGGGAGGCGCTCGACCCGCTCGCGGACATACCCGGCCACGTCGCCCTCGGGCCCGGCCAGCAGGAGGCGCCGGTCCGTGTCGGCGAAGGCCTCGACGACGGCCTCGACACCCTTCTCGTCGTCCAGGCGGCCGAGGTGGAGGTAGTAGTCCCCGGCCGGCCGGGGCGAGCGGTCGGGGTCGGCGGCCACCCGGGTCGCCGTCGTCCCGCCGTCCGTCCGGTACCGTTCGAGGGGAACCGGCGGATAGAGCACCTCCGCCTCGCGGTCGTAGTACTTCCAGAGCCGCCGCGCGATGACGGGGCTGTTGGCGAGGTAGTGGTCGACGCGGCGGTCGACCGCGGCGTCGCGGGTCCGGAGGTGGCGCAGGAGCGGCCGGCCCACGGTCCCGAGCAGCGAGCCCTTGCGCTCGTGGTAGAGGTCGTAGAACCAGCGCGGCGGCGAGTGACAGTAGTTGATGTGGAGGACGTCGTCCGGGGTGACGACGGCCCGGGGCGTCGCCCCGGAGGTGACGAGCACGTCGATGTCACCGTAGTCGCGCCAGTCGACGTCCTCCCAGATGCCGTACTCGAAGACGCGGTCGACCCGTGCCTGCGCGCGCCGGAGCGGGGTCAGCGAGAGGTCGTCCAGCACGTCGTGGAACGGGATATCCGACGGGCCGGCGGTATCGGTCGGCGGGTCGACGGTGTAGATACGGTCGGCGTCCAGGGTCTCCGCGATGGCGCCGGCGACCCGGACGGCGCCGCCGACGCCACGGACCCGCCAGTGCGCGATGGCGACGTTCAGGTCGGCGATCTCGACCGACGGCCTGTCGGGAACGCGCTCCGGACCGCCGGTCGTCTCCTCGCTCACTGCCCTTTTTTATGGGAATCGCGTGGAAAACCCTTGTGGCACGGCGCGGCCGTGTTCGGCGGTCTCACACCCTCGCGGCCCCGTCCGCTAGAGGATGACAATCCCTTATATTCGTTAGTCGAACCTAGTGCGGCCCAACTCCTTAGACGATATTACCATTATAATTCATAAGGGTTTTATCCACGCTCCAGCGACAGTGGGGCAGAGCACGGGCATTCGCCCGCTCAGACAACCAATGGCACACGACAACGACGGCAAGGACGAGGTCGCGAGCCGCGTCCAGAACACGGAATCGATCGTTCGTGACGTTGACAACAAGGCAGCCCGCGAGCTGCGACAGAAGTTCGAGGAGCAGGACTTCACCTTCGCTCCCGGTCTCTACCACGCCCTCGACGCGCGCCTGGCCGAGATGGCCGGGCTCGACGCCGCCTACATGTCGGGCTACTCGACGGTCCTGGGCCAGTTCGGCTTCCCGGACCTCGAGATGGTCACGATGACCGAGATGGTCGAGAACGCCAAGCGCATCGTCGAGGCCACGAACCTGCCGGTCGTCGCCGACTGTGACACCGGCTACGGTGGCATCCACAACGTCCGCCGCGCCGTCCGCGAGTACGAGAAGGCCGGCGTCGCCGCCGTCCACATCGAGGACCAGACGACGCCGAAGCGCTGTGGCCACATCGCCGGCAAGCAGATCGTCCCGCGCGAGGAGGCGAAGGCGCGCTTCTCCGCCGCCGTCGACGCGAAGCAGGACGAGGACACCATCATCATCGCCCGCACCGACGCGTACGGCTCCGCCAACGGTGACTGGGAGGAGCACCTCGAGCGCGGCCGGATGTACGCCGACGCCGGCGTCGACCTGGTCTGGCCCGAGATGCCCGACCCGTCCCGCGAGGACGCCGTCGAGTACGCCGAGACCATCCACGAGACCCACCCGGACCTGAAGCTGGCGTTCAACTACTCCAGCTCGTTCGCGTGGTCCGAGGAGGAGGACCCGCTCACGTTCCAGGAGCTGGGTGACCTGGGCTACCAGTACATCTTCATCACCCTCTACGCCCTGCACAGCGGTGCGCACGCGGTCTACGAGGACATGAAGAACATCGCGGAGAACGACGAGGAGGCCCAGTTCGACCTCGAGGGCCGCTACCTCGGCCACGAGACCGAGAGCCACCACGAGCTCTCGTTCGTCTCGCGGTTCCAGGACATCGAGGCACAGTTCGACCCCGAGGCCAAGAAGCGGATGGAGGAGTCCGCCGGCTTCACCGAGGAGGAGTCGGACCCGCTCACCTCGAACGACGACTGATTCCGTCGTAACCCGCGGTATCTCCCGTTTCTTTCCTTCGTTCGCCGGTAGCTTCGAGCTTCGCCGTCTGGTGGCGGCATCCACCACGGACAACCCTCGAAGCCGCGTACCTCGCCCTCGCGACCGGACACCGGACCTATGGCCCGCCCGGCCGTCGCCACCACCATGTTCGACCAGCAGACCGACGCCGGCCCGCTCGTCCGGGCGCTGGCGGGCCGGGCGTTCGCCGACCCGTTCCCGTGGCGGTTCCTCACCCGCGTCGCCGAGATCCCGGACCGGCTCGGCGGCTCGCGGGGCGAACGCCGCGCCGCCGACCTCGCACGCGAGGCGCTCCCCGGGACCCCGACCCTCCAGTCGTTCCCCATCGAGCGCTGGACGCGGGGGCGGGCCGACCTCACGGTCGCCGTCGACCGCCCGGACGGATCCGTCGAGCGGTCGTTCGAGGCCGTGGCGCTCCCGTACTCGCCCAGCGGCACCGTCGAGGCGCCGCTCGTCGACGCGGGCCACGGGACCGAGCGCGAGATACGGGACGCGTCGCTCGACGGAGCCATCGCGGTCGCGCGGACGGACAGCCCGGAAACCGAACGGTTCGTCCACCGGATGGAGACGTACGGCCACGCGGTCGAGGCCGGGGCGGAGGCGTTCCTGTTCGTCAACCACGTCCCCGGCCAGCTGCCGCCGACCGGCTCGCTCCGGTTCGGGAGCGACGCTTCCGTCCCCGGCGTCGGCGTCTCCCGCGAGACGGGCGGCTGGCTGACCGACTACGCCGCCGGCGGCGACGGCGCCGGGGCCATCGCCCGCCTCGACGTCGAGGCGACCACGGAGCGGGCCGAGAGCCGGAACGTCGTCACCCACCTCGGCCCGGACACGGACGAGCGTGTCGTGCTCGTCGCGCACCTCGATGCCCACGACATCGCGGAGGGCGCGCTCGACAACGGAGCGGGGCTGACGGTGGCCGTGACGGCCGCCCGGCTGCTCGCGACGGTCGACGCCGACCCGGACGCGCCCGATCCGGGGCTGGAACGCGGCGTCACCGTCGCGGCGGTCGGCTGCGAGGAGACGGGACTGCTGGGGAGCGAGGCGCTCGCGGAACGGCTCGACGCCGAGCTCGACGGCGGCCTCGATGCCGTCCACGCGGTCTGCAACGTCGACGGCGCCGGCCGCGCCCGGGACCTCCGGGCGTACACGCACGGCTCGGACGCCGTCGAGCGGCTTGCGGGGGCTGTCACCGGCGACGCCGGCGTCCCGCTGCACCTCGAACGGACGCCCCACCCCTACAGCGACCACTGGCCGTTCCTCCGGGCAGGCGTCCCGGCGCTGCAGTTGCACAGCCGGCCGCCGACGGGCAGCGAGGGCCCGGGCGGCGGGCCGCGCGGCCGCGGCTACACCCACACTCGCGCCGACACGCGGGACAAGGTCGACCGGCGGGACCTCCGGACGCACGCCGTGTGGACGGCGCTGGTGGTGCGTGAACTGACCCGCCGAGACCTGCCGTGCCGCGACCCGGCCGAGGTGGCGGTCGAGCTGCGGGACGCCGGCGCGGAACCGGGGATGCGCGCGGCCGGCGTCTGGCCCGACGGCTGGGACTGAGCGGGGTCGGTTCAGGGGTCCCGCGAGGCGCCACGCCGCAACTGCTCGGCGACCCGCGCGCCCGTCGTCCGCTCGACCCGCCGGCGCTCGAAGACGGTCCACGCGGTCGCCGCCGCGCGCTGATCCACGGTGAAGTCGAGCCCCGGGTAGTCGACGTCGACCAGCACCAGCGGCTCCGGCGGGGCCGCCGCCACACCGTCGGGGCCCGGCAGCGGCTCGTCGCCGAGGACGCGCTCGACGAAGGCGAGGTCGCGCTCCCCGCTCCCGACCGCCGCCAGCAGCGACGCGAGGCGGCGGACGCACTCGCGGGGGAAGCCGTCGGCACGCGCCCGCAACAGGAGATACGCCCCGTCGCGCTCGGCCGACAGCGAGAGGTCACGCCGGGTTCCCTCGCCGCGCGGGTCGGCGCTCAGGTTGTGCAGGTCGACCGCGCCCGAGAGCCGTGCGCACGCCCGGCTGACGGCGTCCTCGTCGGCCTCGGGCGCGTGGAGGTGGTACTCGTAGCGACGCTCGCGGGCGTCGTGGGTCGCGTGGAAGCCGGGCGGCGCCTCGGCGCTGGCCCAGACGCGCACGTCCGCCGGGAGTTCGCCGCAGAACGCGCGGGGCGTCAGCCAGTCGGGCGCGTCGAGGGCGACGGTCTGGGCGACCGCCGAGACGCCCCGGTCCGTGCGGCCGGCGGCGGCCCACCCGGGCGGCGTCTCGCGGCTGTCGCCTTCGGCGCCGGGGTCGCCATCGAGGACGTCGAGCCGACACAGCGCGTCCAGCAGCGCGTCCTCGACGGTATCGCCGTGTGGCTGGCGCTGGAAGCCGCGGTAGCCGGTCCCGTCGTAGGCCACCCTGAACGCGCGGCGGCTCCGGCCGGGCGCCTCGGCGTCACCGTCGAGGTCGTCCCCGCTCACGTCTCCTCTGCCTCCGGGGTCGTCTCGCCGCGCTCGGGGGCGGTGGCCCCGCCGCGGTCCACGTCCCGGCGCCCCCTCGCCGCGGCGTCCTCGACCGTCTCGGTCTCCAGCAGCCGTTCGAGCCGCCGCTCGAACTCGAGTTCGTCGATCTCGCCGCTGGCGTAGCGGTCGCGGAGGCGGTCGAGTGCGGCCTGCTGTTCGTCGACCGGGTCGTCGTCGCGGACCATCGTGACGAGCGGCTCCTGCAGGAACGCGGCCAGCGGAACGAGCAGCAGGTAGCCCACCGCCGCGACGAGGGTCGTCAGGCCCGTCCCGAGTATCGCCGAGATGACGACGGCCGCCGTCACGGTGACCGCGACGGTCGGCAGGAACGCCTCCGCGAGCTGTTCGCGGGGCTCCGGGGACCGGTCCCTGTCGTCCACTGCGTCCCCCGCGCCGACCGTGTGATCGGTGGGGTCGGGCGCGTGGTCCGTCCGGTCGACCATACCGGTCCGTTCGTCCCCGTGGGCAAAAACCCGTGGCTGGAAAGCGTTTTCCGGCCCCGCCGTCTCCGTCGGCGCGTGCAGGCCGTCCTCCCCGCCGCCGGCCGCGGGACGCGGATGGGGCCGCTCACGGGCTGGCGCCCGAAGCCGTTGGTCCCTGTCGCGGGCCGGCCGCTGCTCGCGCACGCGCTCGATGCCGTCCGGCCCGTGGTCGAGGGGGCGGTCGTCGTGGTCGGCCACCGCGGCGAGCGGGTCCGCGAACGGTTCGGCCACGAGTACGAGGGCCTCCCGCTGACCTACGTCGAGCAGCCCGCACAGCGCGGCCTGGCCGACGCGCTGGCGTGTGCCGAGCGCGCCGTCGACGGCCCGTTCGTCCACCTGAACGCCGACAACGTCTTCGGCCACGGGGCAGGCCCGACGAACGTCCGCCGGCTGGTCGCACGCCGGGCGGCGACGGACGCCGACGCCGTCCTCCTCGTGGAGCGCGTCTCCCGCGAGGCCGCGCGTCGCGTGGGCGTCGTGACGACCGACGACGACGGACGGGTTCGCGACGTGGTCGAGAAGCCCGATTCCCTTCCGCCGGACACGTCCGGCGACGTTCGCCCTGCGGGCTCACCGCCCGCTCGCCTCGTGCAGACCGGTTGCTTCGCGTTCACGCCCGCCATATTCGAGGCGTGTCGTGCAGTGGGGGCGGGTGAGACGGGAGAGGTGGAGCTCTCCGACGCCATCGCGCGCCTCGCCCGCGAGGGACGCGTCGAGACCGTCCGGTTGCGCGGCTGGCGCCGGAACGTCAACACGCCGCGCGACCGCGCGGCCGTCGAGGCGCGGCTGTCGGGCGAGCGCGTCCGACGGGCGTCGAGCGACCGCCTCGGCCGCTGAAATCGCACGACTCCGGCGGGAGAGGGTGGCCGCGGGATTCAATACTCGTCGCTCCCTTCCGGGGGTATGGACCCCGCGGTGCTCCGGGACGACATGGTCGACAGCCTCGAACACGAGGCCAAGCGGTGCGTCCGCTCGGAGGCCGTCAGCGTCGCGATGCGGGAGGTGCCCCGCGAGGCGTTCGTCGAGGAGGAGCGCGGCGCCTACGCCGACCGGTCGTTCGAGCGCCACGGAACCCGTGTGCTGTCGCCGTCGACGGCCGCGCGACTGGTGGAGGCGCTCGCGCCGGAGCCGGGAGACGAGGTGCTGGTCGTCGGCGCCGGCGTCGGCTACACGGCCGCGGTCTGTGCGGAACTGGCGGGCGCCCGCCGCGTCCACGCCGTCGACATCGACCGGCGGCTGGTGTACGAGGCCCGCTCGAACCTGGCGGCGGC from Haloglomus litoreum includes the following:
- the hisS gene encoding histidine--tRNA ligase, translating into MYERLKGFRDFFPPEMAARRAVVDTVEDVARRYGFREIDTPRLERAEMWADKSGDDIVDELYAFEDKGGRHVTLTPELTPTVARMVVDKGQELSKPIKWVSTRPFWRYEAVQQGRFREFHQTNVDIFGTDEPTADAEVLAFAADALTELGLTGEDFEFRVSHRDILGNLLESFEPEVDRRVAIRAVDKREKVDYDEYLDLLAEAGMERADAESFDALLADDDLDAIVEAGNEDVGAAVGNLRAVLSAAEDFGVREYCDVSLATARGLDYYTGVVFECFDSTGEVSRSVFGGGRYDDLIEEFGGQPTPAVGVAPGHATLHLLCQRAGVYPDEAVSTDYYVLSVGETRPEALRVARDLRERGHVVETDLNDRGFGSQLSYADSINAETVVVVGERDLEDGNVTVKDMASGDETTAPFESFPGDAERPTYDDFA
- a CDS encoding glycosyltransferase family 4 protein, whose protein sequence is MHVGVLQAYFARPEPGGGERHTEHLARALARRGHDVTVFTDEPRDRRDGIDDLDVRTYPSPRGLKLNPVTELGLARAARVDAEACDVLLLTDESAFRGVDFDVPTAMVFHLVWHGWLARAGVRGVLGKPQALAYAALERRIARRADRVVAISGNVRDDIARIGRLRGPNPAADGRLVPIPNGVDTGRFHPDAGASDDGGPIRVHFQGRLVEQKRPGRLVDAVAASNGDWRLTVGGDGPLREDLEQRVRRAGVGDRVEFLGYVPDADLPARYAASDLFVLPSAYEGMPLTVLEALASGTLVVASPRAATDVVDDTVGRVVEPSPDALARTLDDLARDSGALEAMGARARERALAYDWSQVAVQYEALFEGLVG
- a CDS encoding glycosyltransferase; translated protein: MSEETTGGPERVPDRPSVEIADLNVAIAHWRVRGVGGAVRVAGAIAETLDADRIYTVDPPTDTAGPSDIPFHDVLDDLSLTPLRRAQARVDRVFEYGIWEDVDWRDYGDIDVLVTSGATPRAVVTPDDVLHINYCHSPPRWFYDLYHERKGSLLGTVGRPLLRHLRTRDAAVDRRVDHYLANSPVIARRLWKYYDREAEVLYPPVPLERYRTDGGTTATRVAADPDRSPRPAGDYYLHLGRLDDEKGVEAVVEAFADTDRRLLLAGPEGDVAGYVRERVERLPNVEYHGYVSEAQKRALLSNCRAVVFNGHKEDFGIVPVEANASDKACLVNETGFPGMHVEEGENGYTHDGTPAGIRTAIARFERDGLADGDARAAVEEFSRETFENRLRGLVAGHHADFQARF
- the aceA gene encoding isocitrate lyase, which translates into the protein MAHDNDGKDEVASRVQNTESIVRDVDNKAARELRQKFEEQDFTFAPGLYHALDARLAEMAGLDAAYMSGYSTVLGQFGFPDLEMVTMTEMVENAKRIVEATNLPVVADCDTGYGGIHNVRRAVREYEKAGVAAVHIEDQTTPKRCGHIAGKQIVPREEAKARFSAAVDAKQDEDTIIIARTDAYGSANGDWEEHLERGRMYADAGVDLVWPEMPDPSREDAVEYAETIHETHPDLKLAFNYSSSFAWSEEEDPLTFQELGDLGYQYIFITLYALHSGAHAVYEDMKNIAENDEEAQFDLEGRYLGHETESHHELSFVSRFQDIEAQFDPEAKKRMEESAGFTEEESDPLTSNDD
- a CDS encoding M28 family peptidase; the encoded protein is MFDQQTDAGPLVRALAGRAFADPFPWRFLTRVAEIPDRLGGSRGERRAADLAREALPGTPTLQSFPIERWTRGRADLTVAVDRPDGSVERSFEAVALPYSPSGTVEAPLVDAGHGTEREIRDASLDGAIAVARTDSPETERFVHRMETYGHAVEAGAEAFLFVNHVPGQLPPTGSLRFGSDASVPGVGVSRETGGWLTDYAAGGDGAGAIARLDVEATTERAESRNVVTHLGPDTDERVVLVAHLDAHDIAEGALDNGAGLTVAVTAARLLATVDADPDAPDPGLERGVTVAAVGCEETGLLGSEALAERLDAELDGGLDAVHAVCNVDGAGRARDLRAYTHGSDAVERLAGAVTGDAGVPLHLERTPHPYSDHWPFLRAGVPALQLHSRPPTGSEGPGGGPRGRGYTHTRADTRDKVDRRDLRTHAVWTALVVRELTRRDLPCRDPAEVAVELRDAGAEPGMRAAGVWPDGWD
- the truA gene encoding tRNA pseudouridine(38-40) synthase TruA, with product MSGDDLDGDAEAPGRSRRAFRVAYDGTGYRGFQRQPHGDTVEDALLDALCRLDVLDGDPGAEGDSRETPPGWAAAGRTDRGVSAVAQTVALDAPDWLTPRAFCGELPADVRVWASAEAPPGFHATHDARERRYEYHLHAPEADEDAVSRACARLSGAVDLHNLSADPRGEGTRRDLSLSAERDGAYLLLRARADGFPRECVRRLASLLAAVGSGERDLAFVERVLGDEPLPGPDGVAAAPPEPLVLVDVDYPGLDFTVDQRAAATAWTVFERRRVERTTGARVAEQLRRGASRDP
- a CDS encoding SHOCT domain-containing protein, whose amino-acid sequence is MVDRTDHAPDPTDHTVGAGDAVDDRDRSPEPREQLAEAFLPTVAVTVTAAVVISAILGTGLTTLVAAVGYLLLVPLAAFLQEPLVTMVRDDDPVDEQQAALDRLRDRYASGEIDELEFERRLERLLETETVEDAAARGRRDVDRGGATAPERGETTPEAEET
- a CDS encoding nucleotidyltransferase family protein encodes the protein MQAVLPAAGRGTRMGPLTGWRPKPLVPVAGRPLLAHALDAVRPVVEGAVVVVGHRGERVRERFGHEYEGLPLTYVEQPAQRGLADALACAERAVDGPFVHLNADNVFGHGAGPTNVRRLVARRAATDADAVLLVERVSREAARRVGVVTTDDDGRVRDVVEKPDSLPPDTSGDVRPAGSPPARLVQTGCFAFTPAIFEACRAVGAGETGEVELSDAIARLAREGRVETVRLRGWRRNVNTPRDRAAVEARLSGERVRRASSDRLGR